One Cheilinus undulatus linkage group 22, ASM1832078v1, whole genome shotgun sequence DNA window includes the following coding sequences:
- the ankrd46b gene encoding ankyrin repeat domain-containing protein 46, which translates to MSYVFINDSSQTNVPLLQACIDGDLPFAKRLLETGCDPNIRDNRGRTGLHLAAARGNVDICRLLHKFGADLLATDYQGNTALHLCGHVDTIQFLVSNGLKIDICNHNGSTPLVLAKRRGVNKDAIRLLEGLEEQEVKGFNRGAHSKLETMQMADSESAMESHSLLNPNLQSSEGVLSSFRTTWQEFVEDLGFWRVLLLLVVIALLSLGIAYYVSGVLPFSTSQLELVH; encoded by the exons ATGTCCTATGTCTTCATTAACGACTCATCGCAGACCAACGTGCCTCTGCTGCAGGCCTGCATAGATGGAGACCTGCCGTTTGCCAAGAGGCTCCTGGAGACCGGATGTGACCCCAACATACGGGACAACAGGGGCCGCACTGGTCTGCATCTAGCCGCTGCTAGAGGGAATGTGGATATATGTCGCCTGTTGCACAAGTTCGGGGCCGATCTGCTAGCGACGGATTATCAAGGAAACACGGCGCTGCATCTGTGTGGTCATGTGGATACTATACAGTTCCTGGTGTCCAATGGACTCAAGATTGATATCTG TAACCACAATGGATCGACCCCGCTGGTACTGGCAAAGAGACGCGGCGTCAACAAGGACGCCATTCGTCTGCTGGAAGGACTGGAGGAGCAGGAAGTGAAAGGCTTCAACAGAGGAGCGCACTCCAAGCTGGAGACCATGCAGATGGCCGACAGTGAGAG TGCGATGGAGAGCCACTCCTTACTCAACCCAAACCTCCAGAGCAGCGAGGGCGTCCTGTCCAGCTTCAGGACCACCTGGCAGGAGTTCGTGGAGGACCTTGGCTTCTGGAGGGTCCTTCTCCTGTTGGTGGTCATCGCCCTGCTGTCTCTGGGCATCGCGTACTACGTCAGCGGGGTCCTGCCTTTCTCCACCAGCCAGCTGGAGCTCGTGCACTGA